Proteins encoded in a region of the Populus alba chromosome 13, ASM523922v2, whole genome shotgun sequence genome:
- the LOC118053553 gene encoding protein PARALOG OF AIPP2 isoform X1, whose product MAAKRRGRNVQELYNATEIIGEPKITSVLREGHRMEGPLDKTQKKYMEPSQAEKGLGKPSMRRKVRTRAESGTCNVCSAPCSSCMHLKLACMGSKGDEFSDETCRVTASSQYSNNDGDGIVSFKSRARDSLQHTTSEASNLLSVSSSHDSLSENAESKANIRSSDADASAESQMLPKLSSGRAVAEDHFSPKPECLSDQKTLSKKHGDPKSEEGHDDTMSCVSRASDASKVVSYPKKNLDRDNLLLSSALEVEGSGKALVSHNSGSLETPSNDADAGCSSPKVQTKCLSLNANGKCLDEHLSLHDHGKPFECPMEQVNLSLPKEAVSNIDCGGNLAASNNADNHANGKSTINAESSKVSCKIYSKLELEADKDSGDRSNEGFKGSEQVGREEKLNDLDELANMQEPHLQSASTDESDESEILEHDVKVCDICGDAGREDLLAICSRCTDGAEHTYCMRDMLQKVPEGDWLCEECKLAEETENQKQDAEEKRMNSTQSSGKRQAESIELVPVPKRQATESSLASPKSCSPSRIAAVSRDTSFKSLDKGKVKIAHQTYFGNRLSIDIRETAHPSLNGSRVQTPKGTLLKSNSFNTINSKPKVKLVNEFPQKHKGTRESSLDMKERPARMMSKSMSFKSVNSGRSVTIESKGKMISSKYSHTQDARGLKQVKDQNAIDRKNLLRLDRPLGSSMPNSAVSTPKVDQRIAPRGESAIVSSTSINRELKSTQSDGKLGTLSRSTSSVGRKSADIPGTSVRVSSTHGISSSSVEQKLNQISPKDEPSSNSWNAERQLNNANENLQDGLPQSRESSNQGEKVRESSVSLLRPADTTGLKIVTCQKCKEVGHATENCTVVSPMASGTDVPISRTAREGMRKGSKLKAAIEVAMLKRPGIYRKKKESDQSDGLSLLNVDASSEIQDQFSVLNKMNEGTLERQANHGASSSELSKSTNINNVKQLNEHSTDTVCPSKVGQLDSVAPYLGKPAHTSVEKSVLMKMSAIPEHEYIWQGVLEVHRSEKFIDLYGGIQAHLSTCASPKVHDMVNKFPQNINLDEVPRLSTWPRQFHISGAKEENIALYFFAKDFESYENYKGLLDNMIKKDLALKGSFGGVEFFIFPSTQLPENSQRWNMLYFLWGVFRGRRSDSNSFKKLVIPSLNVVPRDKDIPAAVLCSPENLCPSECIVKETSACDSSCDVPNTSNAPEKPCVSLNRNSDSKVFNAQTIQESQDGKLDSKSMPKIPGSNNPWCPEVRRSSSSLEEVGHPECSMDVEFKSCAEVTGTNSSSDVVEIQMHEGTSCFGEGMPSFKIFGVGSQDSGGRTTFGEEKIVDRTYCDRNNVKVERDLNEENVNLDVEASSEKTPRKRPYIDLSETAPLTSSSVTHKALWNKADNDKLVDGESVRKKLKTGFRELYGGSGSRDGNSLSGSFTSQTCDLGSSSSIEEKSYEKASDEKVILEDLGTSERYFFPVDSHRVKDIWLPGNSMPWNSLNDDDKVRDGIPNLELALGAETKSPNKGILPFFGLVEKNDNQNKPPDKVLNKEEDDGVSASLSLSLSFPFPEKEQTVKPVSKTEQLVPERRQVNTSLLLFEDLSDK is encoded by the exons ATGGCAGCCAAGCGAAGAGGAAGGAACGTCCAAGAGTTGTATAACGCAACGGAGATAATTGGGGAACCAAag ATCACGTCAGTGTTGAGGGAGGGTCATCGTATGGAAGGGCCATTAGACAAAACTCAGAAGAAGTATATG GAACCATCACAGGCTGAAAAAGGATTAGGCAAGCCTTCGATGAGACGGAAGGTTCGTACGAGAGCTGAGTCTGGGACTTGTAACGTGTGCTCTGCTCCTTGTTCATCTTGTATGCATCTTAAGCTAGCCTGTATGGGATCAAAGGGTGATGAGTTTTCTGATGAAACCTGTCGTGTAACTGCATCAAGTCAATATTCTAATAATGACGGTGATGGTATAGTCTCTTTTAAAAGTAGAGCACGTGACAGCTTACAGCATACCACTAGTGAAGCAAGCAACTTGCTCAGTGTCAGTTCAAGTCATGACTCTCTGTCTGAAAATGCGGAAAGTAAAGCAAACATAAGGTCATCTGATGCTGATGCCTCAGCCGAGTCTCAGATGCTTCCGAAATTGTCCTCTGGTAGAGCTGTTGCTGAGGATCATTTTTCTCCAAAACCAGAGTGTCTTTCAGATCAGAAAACTCTCTCAAAGAAGCATGGGGATCCTAAATCTGAAGAGGGCCATGATGATACCATGTCATGTGTTAGTAGAGCTAGTGATGCAAGCAAAGTGGTTAGTTATCCTAAGAAGAATTTAGACAGGGATAATTTATTGCTCAGTTCAGCTTTAGAAGTGGAAGGATCTGGAAAGGCACTAGTTTCTCACAATTCAGGCTCATTGGAGACTCCTTCAAATGATGCTGATGCTGGTTGTAGCTCACCAAAGGTCCAGACTAAGTGCCTTTCCTTGAATGCAAATGGTAAATGTCTTGATGAACATCTATCATTACATGACCATGGAAAACCATTTGAATGCCCAATGGAACAAGTTAACCTGTCATTGCCAAAAGAAGCAGTATCTAATATTGATTGTGGTGGCAACTTGGCTGCATCTAACAATGCAGATAACCATGCAAATGGTAAAAGTACCATTAATGCTGAGAGTTCCAAGGTTTCATGTAAAATCTATTCAAAATTAGAACTGGAGGCTGACAAGGATAGTGGGGACCGATCAAATGAGGGTTTTAAAGGTTCTGAGCAAGTTGGACGAGAAGAGAAGTTGAATGATTTGGATGAGTTAGCAAATATGCAGGAGCCTCATTTGCAATCTGCATCCACAGACGAGAGTGATGAGTCTGAAATTCTGGAACATGAT GTAAAAGTATGTGATATTTGCGGGGATGCAGGTCGAGAGGATTTGCTTGCTATATGTAGTAGGTGCACTGACGGTGCAGAACACAC CTATTGTATGCGAGACATGCTTCAGAAGGTTCCTGAAGGTGATTGGCTATGTGAAGAATGCAAGTTGGCTGAGGAAACTGAAAATCAAAAGCAAG ATGCTGAGGAAAAAAGAATGAATAGTACACAAAGCTCTGGCAAGAGACAGGCAGAATCTATAGAGCTGGTTCCAGTACCCAAAAGGCAGGCTACTGAATCAAGCTTGGCATCACCCAAGTCATGCAGTCCTAGCAGAATAGCTGCAGTATCTCGGGATACTTCGTTCAAGAGCTTAGATAAGGGAAAAGTAAAGATAGCTCATCAAACTTATTTTGGAAATCGCTTAAGTATTGATATTCGGGAAACTGCTCACCCTTCTCTGAATGGTTCACGTGTTCAAACCCCCAAGG GTACCTTATTGAAATCCAACTCATTCAACACCATAAATTCCAAACCAAAAGTGAAACTTGTCAATGAATTTCCTCAAAAGCACAAGGGGACCAGGGAGAGTTCTCTTGATATGAAGGAGAGGCCTGCTAGAATGATGAGTAAATCTATGTCATTTAAATCTGTGAACTCAGGCCGATCTGTCACTATTGAATCAAAAGGTAAAATGATTTCATCCAAATATTCTCACACTCAAGATGCAAGAGGGTTAAAACAAGTGAAAGACCAGAATGcaattgatagaaaaaacttGTTGAGGCTGGATCGCCCTTTAGGTAGCTCAATGCCAAATAGTGCTGTTTCAACACCTAAGGTTGATCAAAGGATTGCTCCTCGTGGTGAAAGTGCCATAGTATCATCCACAAGCATCAACAGAGAGTTGAAGTCCACACAGTCTGATGGAAAATTGGGTACCTTATCAAGATCAACTAGTAGTGTTGGTCGTAAAAGTGCAGATATCCCAGGTACTTCAG TTCGAGTTTCATCTACACATGGAATTAGCAGTTCTTCTGTGGAACAAAAATTGAACCAAATTAGCCCTAAAGATGAACCATCGTCCAATTCCTGGAATGCTGAGAGACAGCTCAATAATGCCAATGAAAATTTGCAAGATGGCTTGCCTCAATCACGGGAATCATCaaatcaaggtgaaaaggttaggGAAAGTTCTGTCAGTCTCTTGAGGCCTGCTGATACCACTGGGTTGAAAATTGTCACCTGTCAAAAGTGCAAGGAAGTCGGTCATGCTACAGAAAATTGCACTGTTGTTAGTCCTATGGCTTCTGGTACTGATGTACCTATTTCTAGAACTGCCAGAGAGGGGATGAGAAAAGGTAGTAAATTGAAAGCTGCAATTGAGGTTGCTATGCTTAAGAGGCCTGGAATatacagaaagaaaaaagaaagtgatcAATCTGATGGGCTATCCTTGTTAAATGTGGATGCAAGTAGCGAGATTCAAGATCAGTTCTCAGTTTTAAATAAGATGAATGAAGGAACACTTGAAAGGCAAGCAAATCATGGTGCTTCTTCCTCTGAGTTAAGCAAATCAACAAATATTAATAACGTGAAGCAGCTTAATGAGCACTCCACTGATACTGTTTGTCCTTCCAAGGTGGGGCAATTGGATTCCGTTGCCCCATATTTGGGAAAGCCTGCTCATACTTCAGTGGAGAAGTCTGTCCTTATGAAGATGTCAGCCATCCCAGAGCATGAATATATCTGGCA GGGGGTGCTTGAAGTGCATAGATCCGAAAAATTTATCGACTTATATGGTGGAATTCAAGCACATCTATCGACTTGTGCATCACCTAAAGTCCATGACATGGTCAACAAGTTTCCCCAGAATATTAACTTGGATGAAGTACCTCGCTTAAGCACATGGCCAAGACAATTCCACATCAGTGGTGCTAAAGAGGAAAATATTGCACTCTACTTCTTTGCCAAGGATTTTGAAAG TTACGAGAACTACAAGGGATTGTTGGACAACATGATTAAAAAGGATCTGGCCCTGAAAGGATCATTTGGTGGTGTTGAATTCTTCATATTCCCATCCACTCAGCTTCCAGAGAACTCCCAGC GTTGGAATATGTTGTATTTCTTGTGGGGAGTGTTCAGGGGAAGGAGATCTGATTCAAATTCATTTAAGAAGTTAGTTATTCCCAGTTTGAATGTGGTGCCCAGGGACAAAGACATTCCTGCTGCAGTCTTGTGTTCACCTGAGAATCTCTGCCCATCTGAATGTATTGTTAAAGAAACATCTGCATGTGACAGTTCTTGTGATGTGCCTAATACATCAAATGCTCCTGAAAAGCCATGTGTGTCCTTAAACAGGAATTCTGATAGCAAAGTATTTAATGCACAAACGATCCAAGAGAGTCAAGATGGGAAGCTTGACTCCAAATCCATGCCAAAGATTCCAGGAAGCAATAACCCATGGTGCCCAGAAGTTAGACGCAGCAGTTCTTCCCTG GAAGAAGTTGGTCATCCTGAGTGCAGTATGGATGTGGAGTTCAAATCTTGTGCTGAGGTAACTGGAACTAATTCTAGCTCTGATGTGGTGGAGATACAAATGCATGAAGGAACTTCATGTTTTGGAGAAGGTATGCCATCTTTCAAGATTTTTGGTGTTGGTAGTCAAGATTCAGGTGGCAGGACGACTTTTGGTGAGGAAAAAATAGTTGATAGAACATACTGTGATAGAAATAATGTTAAAGTTGAAAGGGACTTGAATGAAGAGAATGTGAATCTGGATGTGGAGGCTTCTTCAGAGAAAACCCCCAGGAAACGACCATATATTGATCTGTCAGAGACTGCACCACTGACTTCAAGTAGCGTGACTCATAAAGCTCTGTGGAATAAGGCAGATAATGACAAGTTAGTAGATGGAGAGAGTGTTAGGAAAAAGCTGAAGACGGGTTTCAGGGAACTATATGGGGGTAGTGGTTCAAGAGATGGAAATTCCTTGAGTGGTAGTTTTACTTCTCAGACATGTGATTTGGGTTCCAGCTCCTCAATTGAGGAGAAGAGCTATGAAAAAGCATCTGATGAAAAAGTTATCTTGGAGGACCTAGGAACTAGTGAAAGGTACTTCTTTCCTGTGGATTCACATCGTGTCAAGGATATTTGGTTGCCTGGTAACTCCATGCCCTGGAACTCattaaatgatgatgataaagttCGTGATGGGATTCCAAATCTCGAGCTTGCCTTAGGGGCTGAGACAAAATCCCCTAATAAGGGAATCCTGCCTTTCTTCGGATTGGTAGAGAAAAATGATAACCAGAACAAGCCCCCAGACAAGGTGTTGAATAAGGAAGAAGACGATGGCGTCTCTGCTTCCCTCTCCCTTTCCCTCTCATTCCCATTTCCAGAAAAGGAACAAACTGTAAAACCTGTTTCAAAAACAGAGCAGCTTGTGCCTGAAAGGCGTCAGGTGAATACTTCACTGCTCCTTTTTGAGGACCTTTCAGATAAATAG
- the LOC118053553 gene encoding protein PARALOG OF AIPP2 isoform X2, whose translation MAAKRRGRNVQELYNATEIIGEPKITSVLREGHRMEGPLDKTQKKYMEPSQAEKGLGKPSMRRKVRTRAESGTCNVCSAPCSSCMHLKLACMGSKGDEFSDETCRVTASSQYSNNDGDGIVSFKSRARDSLQHTTSEASNLLSVSSSHDSLSENAESKANIRSSDADASAESQMLPKLSSGRAVAEDHFSPKPECLSDQKTLSKKHGDPKSEEGHDDTMSCVSRASDASKVVSYPKKNLDRDNLLLSSALEVEGSGKALVSHNSGSLETPSNDADAGCSSPKVQTKCLSLNANGKCLDEHLSLHDHGKPFECPMEQVNLSLPKEAVSNIDCGGNLAASNNADNHANGKSTINAESSKVSCKIYSKLELEADKDSGDRSNEGFKGSEQVGREEKLNDLDELANMQEPHLQSASTDESDESEILEHDVKVCDICGDAGREDLLAICSRCTDGAEHTYCMRDMLQKVPEGDWLCEECKLAEETENQKQDAEEKRMNSTQSSGKRQAESIELVPVPKRQATESSLASPKSCSPSRIAAVSRDTSFKSLDKGKVKIAHQTYFGNRLSIDIRETAHPSLNGSRVQTPKGTLLKSNSFNTINSKPKVKLVNEFPQKHKGTRESSLDMKERPARMMSKSMSFKSVNSGRSVTIESKGKMISSKYSHTQDARGLKQVKDQNAIDRKNLLRLDRPLGSSMPNSAVSTPKVDQRIAPRGESAIVSSTSINRELKSTQSDGKLGTLSRSTSSVGRKSADIPVRVSSTHGISSSSVEQKLNQISPKDEPSSNSWNAERQLNNANENLQDGLPQSRESSNQGEKVRESSVSLLRPADTTGLKIVTCQKCKEVGHATENCTVVSPMASGTDVPISRTAREGMRKGSKLKAAIEVAMLKRPGIYRKKKESDQSDGLSLLNVDASSEIQDQFSVLNKMNEGTLERQANHGASSSELSKSTNINNVKQLNEHSTDTVCPSKVGQLDSVAPYLGKPAHTSVEKSVLMKMSAIPEHEYIWQGVLEVHRSEKFIDLYGGIQAHLSTCASPKVHDMVNKFPQNINLDEVPRLSTWPRQFHISGAKEENIALYFFAKDFESYENYKGLLDNMIKKDLALKGSFGGVEFFIFPSTQLPENSQRWNMLYFLWGVFRGRRSDSNSFKKLVIPSLNVVPRDKDIPAAVLCSPENLCPSECIVKETSACDSSCDVPNTSNAPEKPCVSLNRNSDSKVFNAQTIQESQDGKLDSKSMPKIPGSNNPWCPEVRRSSSSLEEVGHPECSMDVEFKSCAEVTGTNSSSDVVEIQMHEGTSCFGEGMPSFKIFGVGSQDSGGRTTFGEEKIVDRTYCDRNNVKVERDLNEENVNLDVEASSEKTPRKRPYIDLSETAPLTSSSVTHKALWNKADNDKLVDGESVRKKLKTGFRELYGGSGSRDGNSLSGSFTSQTCDLGSSSSIEEKSYEKASDEKVILEDLGTSERYFFPVDSHRVKDIWLPGNSMPWNSLNDDDKVRDGIPNLELALGAETKSPNKGILPFFGLVEKNDNQNKPPDKVLNKEEDDGVSASLSLSLSFPFPEKEQTVKPVSKTEQLVPERRQVNTSLLLFEDLSDK comes from the exons ATGGCAGCCAAGCGAAGAGGAAGGAACGTCCAAGAGTTGTATAACGCAACGGAGATAATTGGGGAACCAAag ATCACGTCAGTGTTGAGGGAGGGTCATCGTATGGAAGGGCCATTAGACAAAACTCAGAAGAAGTATATG GAACCATCACAGGCTGAAAAAGGATTAGGCAAGCCTTCGATGAGACGGAAGGTTCGTACGAGAGCTGAGTCTGGGACTTGTAACGTGTGCTCTGCTCCTTGTTCATCTTGTATGCATCTTAAGCTAGCCTGTATGGGATCAAAGGGTGATGAGTTTTCTGATGAAACCTGTCGTGTAACTGCATCAAGTCAATATTCTAATAATGACGGTGATGGTATAGTCTCTTTTAAAAGTAGAGCACGTGACAGCTTACAGCATACCACTAGTGAAGCAAGCAACTTGCTCAGTGTCAGTTCAAGTCATGACTCTCTGTCTGAAAATGCGGAAAGTAAAGCAAACATAAGGTCATCTGATGCTGATGCCTCAGCCGAGTCTCAGATGCTTCCGAAATTGTCCTCTGGTAGAGCTGTTGCTGAGGATCATTTTTCTCCAAAACCAGAGTGTCTTTCAGATCAGAAAACTCTCTCAAAGAAGCATGGGGATCCTAAATCTGAAGAGGGCCATGATGATACCATGTCATGTGTTAGTAGAGCTAGTGATGCAAGCAAAGTGGTTAGTTATCCTAAGAAGAATTTAGACAGGGATAATTTATTGCTCAGTTCAGCTTTAGAAGTGGAAGGATCTGGAAAGGCACTAGTTTCTCACAATTCAGGCTCATTGGAGACTCCTTCAAATGATGCTGATGCTGGTTGTAGCTCACCAAAGGTCCAGACTAAGTGCCTTTCCTTGAATGCAAATGGTAAATGTCTTGATGAACATCTATCATTACATGACCATGGAAAACCATTTGAATGCCCAATGGAACAAGTTAACCTGTCATTGCCAAAAGAAGCAGTATCTAATATTGATTGTGGTGGCAACTTGGCTGCATCTAACAATGCAGATAACCATGCAAATGGTAAAAGTACCATTAATGCTGAGAGTTCCAAGGTTTCATGTAAAATCTATTCAAAATTAGAACTGGAGGCTGACAAGGATAGTGGGGACCGATCAAATGAGGGTTTTAAAGGTTCTGAGCAAGTTGGACGAGAAGAGAAGTTGAATGATTTGGATGAGTTAGCAAATATGCAGGAGCCTCATTTGCAATCTGCATCCACAGACGAGAGTGATGAGTCTGAAATTCTGGAACATGAT GTAAAAGTATGTGATATTTGCGGGGATGCAGGTCGAGAGGATTTGCTTGCTATATGTAGTAGGTGCACTGACGGTGCAGAACACAC CTATTGTATGCGAGACATGCTTCAGAAGGTTCCTGAAGGTGATTGGCTATGTGAAGAATGCAAGTTGGCTGAGGAAACTGAAAATCAAAAGCAAG ATGCTGAGGAAAAAAGAATGAATAGTACACAAAGCTCTGGCAAGAGACAGGCAGAATCTATAGAGCTGGTTCCAGTACCCAAAAGGCAGGCTACTGAATCAAGCTTGGCATCACCCAAGTCATGCAGTCCTAGCAGAATAGCTGCAGTATCTCGGGATACTTCGTTCAAGAGCTTAGATAAGGGAAAAGTAAAGATAGCTCATCAAACTTATTTTGGAAATCGCTTAAGTATTGATATTCGGGAAACTGCTCACCCTTCTCTGAATGGTTCACGTGTTCAAACCCCCAAGG GTACCTTATTGAAATCCAACTCATTCAACACCATAAATTCCAAACCAAAAGTGAAACTTGTCAATGAATTTCCTCAAAAGCACAAGGGGACCAGGGAGAGTTCTCTTGATATGAAGGAGAGGCCTGCTAGAATGATGAGTAAATCTATGTCATTTAAATCTGTGAACTCAGGCCGATCTGTCACTATTGAATCAAAAGGTAAAATGATTTCATCCAAATATTCTCACACTCAAGATGCAAGAGGGTTAAAACAAGTGAAAGACCAGAATGcaattgatagaaaaaacttGTTGAGGCTGGATCGCCCTTTAGGTAGCTCAATGCCAAATAGTGCTGTTTCAACACCTAAGGTTGATCAAAGGATTGCTCCTCGTGGTGAAAGTGCCATAGTATCATCCACAAGCATCAACAGAGAGTTGAAGTCCACACAGTCTGATGGAAAATTGGGTACCTTATCAAGATCAACTAGTAGTGTTGGTCGTAAAAGTGCAGATATCCCAG TTCGAGTTTCATCTACACATGGAATTAGCAGTTCTTCTGTGGAACAAAAATTGAACCAAATTAGCCCTAAAGATGAACCATCGTCCAATTCCTGGAATGCTGAGAGACAGCTCAATAATGCCAATGAAAATTTGCAAGATGGCTTGCCTCAATCACGGGAATCATCaaatcaaggtgaaaaggttaggGAAAGTTCTGTCAGTCTCTTGAGGCCTGCTGATACCACTGGGTTGAAAATTGTCACCTGTCAAAAGTGCAAGGAAGTCGGTCATGCTACAGAAAATTGCACTGTTGTTAGTCCTATGGCTTCTGGTACTGATGTACCTATTTCTAGAACTGCCAGAGAGGGGATGAGAAAAGGTAGTAAATTGAAAGCTGCAATTGAGGTTGCTATGCTTAAGAGGCCTGGAATatacagaaagaaaaaagaaagtgatcAATCTGATGGGCTATCCTTGTTAAATGTGGATGCAAGTAGCGAGATTCAAGATCAGTTCTCAGTTTTAAATAAGATGAATGAAGGAACACTTGAAAGGCAAGCAAATCATGGTGCTTCTTCCTCTGAGTTAAGCAAATCAACAAATATTAATAACGTGAAGCAGCTTAATGAGCACTCCACTGATACTGTTTGTCCTTCCAAGGTGGGGCAATTGGATTCCGTTGCCCCATATTTGGGAAAGCCTGCTCATACTTCAGTGGAGAAGTCTGTCCTTATGAAGATGTCAGCCATCCCAGAGCATGAATATATCTGGCA GGGGGTGCTTGAAGTGCATAGATCCGAAAAATTTATCGACTTATATGGTGGAATTCAAGCACATCTATCGACTTGTGCATCACCTAAAGTCCATGACATGGTCAACAAGTTTCCCCAGAATATTAACTTGGATGAAGTACCTCGCTTAAGCACATGGCCAAGACAATTCCACATCAGTGGTGCTAAAGAGGAAAATATTGCACTCTACTTCTTTGCCAAGGATTTTGAAAG TTACGAGAACTACAAGGGATTGTTGGACAACATGATTAAAAAGGATCTGGCCCTGAAAGGATCATTTGGTGGTGTTGAATTCTTCATATTCCCATCCACTCAGCTTCCAGAGAACTCCCAGC GTTGGAATATGTTGTATTTCTTGTGGGGAGTGTTCAGGGGAAGGAGATCTGATTCAAATTCATTTAAGAAGTTAGTTATTCCCAGTTTGAATGTGGTGCCCAGGGACAAAGACATTCCTGCTGCAGTCTTGTGTTCACCTGAGAATCTCTGCCCATCTGAATGTATTGTTAAAGAAACATCTGCATGTGACAGTTCTTGTGATGTGCCTAATACATCAAATGCTCCTGAAAAGCCATGTGTGTCCTTAAACAGGAATTCTGATAGCAAAGTATTTAATGCACAAACGATCCAAGAGAGTCAAGATGGGAAGCTTGACTCCAAATCCATGCCAAAGATTCCAGGAAGCAATAACCCATGGTGCCCAGAAGTTAGACGCAGCAGTTCTTCCCTG GAAGAAGTTGGTCATCCTGAGTGCAGTATGGATGTGGAGTTCAAATCTTGTGCTGAGGTAACTGGAACTAATTCTAGCTCTGATGTGGTGGAGATACAAATGCATGAAGGAACTTCATGTTTTGGAGAAGGTATGCCATCTTTCAAGATTTTTGGTGTTGGTAGTCAAGATTCAGGTGGCAGGACGACTTTTGGTGAGGAAAAAATAGTTGATAGAACATACTGTGATAGAAATAATGTTAAAGTTGAAAGGGACTTGAATGAAGAGAATGTGAATCTGGATGTGGAGGCTTCTTCAGAGAAAACCCCCAGGAAACGACCATATATTGATCTGTCAGAGACTGCACCACTGACTTCAAGTAGCGTGACTCATAAAGCTCTGTGGAATAAGGCAGATAATGACAAGTTAGTAGATGGAGAGAGTGTTAGGAAAAAGCTGAAGACGGGTTTCAGGGAACTATATGGGGGTAGTGGTTCAAGAGATGGAAATTCCTTGAGTGGTAGTTTTACTTCTCAGACATGTGATTTGGGTTCCAGCTCCTCAATTGAGGAGAAGAGCTATGAAAAAGCATCTGATGAAAAAGTTATCTTGGAGGACCTAGGAACTAGTGAAAGGTACTTCTTTCCTGTGGATTCACATCGTGTCAAGGATATTTGGTTGCCTGGTAACTCCATGCCCTGGAACTCattaaatgatgatgataaagttCGTGATGGGATTCCAAATCTCGAGCTTGCCTTAGGGGCTGAGACAAAATCCCCTAATAAGGGAATCCTGCCTTTCTTCGGATTGGTAGAGAAAAATGATAACCAGAACAAGCCCCCAGACAAGGTGTTGAATAAGGAAGAAGACGATGGCGTCTCTGCTTCCCTCTCCCTTTCCCTCTCATTCCCATTTCCAGAAAAGGAACAAACTGTAAAACCTGTTTCAAAAACAGAGCAGCTTGTGCCTGAAAGGCGTCAGGTGAATACTTCACTGCTCCTTTTTGAGGACCTTTCAGATAAATAG